The genomic DNA CTATCGGACAGGCGGATTGTTCCAGGACAGTCTCGATCAGTTGTCGGAAGAAGAGAGCAAAGACGGCAAGAAAATCGCGGATGCGATTGCCGAATACGCGATTGAATGCTCAATGAACAAAGTCTTCGCTTCGGAAACGTTTGATTATGTCATCGACGAAGCGGTCCAGATTCACGGTGGTTACGGCTTCATGGCCGAATACGAAGTCGAGAACATGTACCGTGATTCACGGATCAACCGGATCTTCGAAGGAACAAACGAAATCAACCGTCTGCTCGTACCGGGCACGTTGCTGAAGAAAGCAATGAAAGGCGACTTACCGCTCCTCGCAGAAGCGCAACGTCTGCAACAGGAAGTCATGAGCTTCATGCCGACGGAAGTCGGATCGGAACCTCTTGACCGTGAACGTCATTTGCTTGCGATGATGAAAAAGATCTTCCTGCTGACGGCTGGAACGGCCGTTCAGAAGTATCAGGACAAGCTCCAAGGCGAGCAGGAAATCCTCGCGAACACGGCTGACATCATGAGTGCAATCTATGCGCTGGAGTCGGCGATCGTCCGGACGGAAAAAGCGATTGCTGCAAAAGGCGTCGAGAAGAACGAACTGAAAATCCGTTATACGGAGGTCTTTGCACAACAAGCGTTTGAAGGCGTTGAGCGGGACGCGAAGGAAACATTGTACGCGGCAGCAAGCGGCGACGAGTTACGGATGTTGCTCTCGGCACTGAAGAAGTTCAGCCGGTACCAGCCAATCAACTCGATCGGAACAAAACGTCTGATTGCGAAACGCTTGATCGAAGCCAACAAATATACTGTCTAAGTCAGGTTTACCGATTCGCCTTTGCAGGGAAAATCTCTGTAAAGGCGAATTTTTTACATTGAAGGAGGGAGCAGGCATGCGACAAGACGTAACAGAACTTCAATTTGCCGTCGATTACTATAAATCGTTGGAGCGGCTTTCGGATGAAGAATGGCGGTTGCCGCTCGCAATCGATAAATGGACGATCCAGGAATGTGTCAGTCATCTGTTTTTATGGGATCGGTATTACCTCGATCATGCGGTGTCGAAATTACCGGATGAACCGTTGACGCTGGTTGAAACCGACTACGATGAGTTCAATCGTCTGGCGGTCGAATATGCCCATCACATCGATGCACTCGCCTTGTTGAGAAAAGCGATTGCCGTGCGGCAGGAATTGATCGCGCAGCTCGATCGGTTGACGGACGAGCAATATGAACGGACGTATGAAGGCACATTCCGGCCGAAATCGTTTGTCGCCTCCTTCATTGCACACGATCACCATCATCAAGATCAAATCGATGCAGCGCTTGCCCGCTTGAAACGGGGCTGACCAATCTGCTAGTCTGAAGACAGAGGTGAGGAAAAGATGGTAACTATGTATGGCTATCCAAAATGCAGTACGTGTGTCAAAGCAAAAAAGGCACTTGAGGCAAATGGCGTCGAGGTCGATTATAAACACATCGTCGAGGAGACACCAAGTGCCGAGACGATTCAGGCACTTCATCAAAAGAGTGGCGAGCCATTGAAGAAGTTTTTTAACACGAGTGGTCAATCGTACCGTTCGCAAGGCATCAAGGACCGCCTGCCGAATCTGTCGGAACAGGAGCAATATGAATTGCTCGCGAGTGACGGCATGTTGCTCAAACGACCGATCGTAACAGACGGGAAAGACGTGACGATTGGATTCAAAGAAGAACTCTATCACGGAAAATGGTATTAAGAAGGCTAGTTCATTTGGTATACTGAATGCGTTAGTCCACTATAGATCACAGGGGGAATCGCAAATGAGTCAAGTCAAAGACAATCTACGTTATTCGGAAGAGCATGAATGGGTCGAAGTAACAGGAAACAAGGCACGAATCGGTATTACGGATTTCGCGCAACATGAACTTGGCGATATCGTCTTCGTTGAACTGCCAGAAGTCGGCGATACGATTTCGGCAAACGAGCCGTTTGGTTCAGTCGAATCTGTTAAAACGGTATCCGAATTGTACGCACCGATTTCAGGGAAAGTCGTTGCCATCAATGAATCACTGTCAGATTCCCCGGAACTCGTTAACGAATCACCATTCGAAGGTGCTTGGATGGTCGATATCGAGATCGCAGACGAAGCACAAGTCGAAGCATTGATGGACGCTGCTGCTTACAAATCAATGATCAACGAGTAATACTTAACGAAAAGATGACAAGGAAACGATTTCGTTTCCTCGTCGTCTTTTTTTCTGTATACTGGCACAAGATAAGAAATAGGAAGGGAGGACAGGATTAATGAAGGAAGTCATAGCAGTACCAGAAAACGGTTTTTTGTATGTCTATGCACCGATGTGTGGGACGTGTGCCATCGCAAGCCGGATGCTTACGATTGTCGAAGCGACAAAAGACGGGGAATGGATTCAACAAGCGAATGGAAATTTCATTCCGGAGTTTTTGGAACAAGCCCAGGTCATGAGTGTTCCCGCTTTATTAAAAATCGAGGATAATCGAGTCGTATCAAGGCTTTATGCCTTCCAATCGGTTCAAAATGTCTTTGCGTTTTGTACCGAATAAGAAGAGGAATCAAAAAAAGATTTCTCTTTACGCTAAATTGTCGGAATATTTACAATAATTGATTGACAATGCTAAATTATGAATGGTATATTCATATCAACTTCTAGAAATACTTTATAGGAAGTCTGGCAGAGATGTAAATCGGCTGTTTCTTTTCATGACAGAACCGCTCAACAAAATCCTAGGTTGTTTGTTTGTCTCCCCTTAAGTCGTCCCCCAAAGACGAAGCGGCCCAAAAAGACCATCCAGGATTGGAGCAGGTAATCTGAATGCGAGGACAGTTTGGTTTATATGTCGAAAGGGCGCCGTCCTCTGGTACGACGAACGAAGAAGTTCGTGTCAGGGCTGGGTTTTCCTTCGTAGTGTTTCTAACCACATTATTCGTGTTGCCGGTTCTCCGGCAGCGCCTTTTTTTTGTTTTCGAAAGATTTTCGAGCAGTCGTCTTGCCAATCAGAAATGACCCTGCTACAATGCGATTAAGGTAAATTACTTTAATTCATATCCGATTAGTCGGAATTAAAAAGAGATACGGAGGACGAACAGGCATGACAGTACGTTTTATGGATGTATTTACAGAGTGGGCGTCAACATACGACGACACGGTTACGGGGCACGATCCGGAGTACAAAGAAGTCTTTCGTCGTTATGAAGAAATATTAGATACGGTGGCAACAAAAGCGATCTCACCGGTCGTCGAGTTCGGGGCTGGAACAGGGAACCTGACCCAACGGTTGCTCGATCGGCATCAAGACGTTTTGGCGGTGGAACCGAGCCCGGAAATGCGGGAAATCCTCATCGATAAGATTCCGACGTTACCTGTACAGGACGGACACTTCCTGTCCTTTACGGCAGACCATGCGAAAAGTTTTGTTTCGACCTATGCGTTTCATCATCTGACGGATGAGGAAAAGGGAGAAGCAGTTGATCTGATGGCGAAGATTTTGCCGGAAGACGGAAAAATCGTCTACGCCGACACGATGTTCGTATCGGAAGAAGCGCGTTTGCAGACGATCGCTGAAGCGAAAGCACAAGGATTTAACGGTTTGGCAGAAGACTTGGAACGTGAGTTTTATCCACTGATTCCGGTCATGGAACAAATTTTTGCGTCACGTGGATTTGACGTGACATTCACACAATACAATCACTTCGTCTGGCTCGTAGAAGCCGAGAAAATGGGGGAATAAATCATGACACTTAAAAAAATGAACGTAGAAAGCTTTAACTTGGATCATACGAAAGTCAAAGCACCATATATTCGCGTTGCCGGTTACAAAGACGGAAAAGTTGACCAAGTCGTCAAATACGACATTCGTTTCACACAACCAAACGTCGAGCAAATGCCGATGCGTGCGATGCACACACTGGAACATTTACTGGCAGAAAACATCCGTAACTATTCGGATGATGTCATCGATGTCTCGCCAATGGGTTGCCAAACAGGTTTCTACATGGCGATGATGAACTTTGATTCTGTCGAAAAAATGAGCGAACTCGTTGAGAAGACATTACAAGACGTCTTAGCAGCAGAAGAAATTCCAGCGCAAAACGAAGTCCAATGCGGATTCGCAAGCGCCCACGACCTTAAAGGAGCGAAGCACTATGCCGAGAAAATGCTTGCCGGTCGTGATGAATGGGACATCGTCTTCGGATGATTGCGAAGTCAGTTCGCGACCTCGTCGGAAATACGCCGCTTTACGAGATTACTTCATTCGATTTGCCTGCTGGTACGCGGATTTTGGCGAAGCTCGAATGGATGAACCCTGGGGGCAGCGTCAAAGACCGCCTTGGCATTCAACTCGTTGATGCCGCAATCGAACAAGGATATGTGACACCAGGTGGAACGATCATCGAACCGACAGCCGGGAATACCGGCATCGGTTTGGCGCTCGCCGCCAAAAAATATGATCTAGAGGTCATCTGTGTCGTTCCGGAAAAGTTCAGCCAGGAGAAACAGACGTTGATGCGGGCACTCGGCGCGACTGTCGTCAACACACCGACTGAGCTCGATATGCAGGGTGCGATCGATAAAGCAAAAGAACTCGGACAAACGATTCCTAACAGTTATGTTCCGCTTCAATTCGAAAACGAAGAAAATCCGGTTACGTATCAGCGGACACTTGGTCCTGAGCTGATGGCGGAACTGGATCAGATTGATTGGTTCGTTGCCGGATGCGGATCAGGTGGAACGTTTGCCGGAACAGCGGCTTATTTAAAAGAACGTCTCGGGACGAAAGGTGCAATCGTCGAACCGGAAGGCTCCGTCCTCAATGGGGGACCAGCCGGACCGCACAAGACGGAAGGCATCGGGACGGCCAAATGGCCAAGTCTCGTCTCTCGCGACTTAGTAGATGAAATTCATACGGTTTCGGATCATGATGCATTCACGAAAGTCCATGAATTGGCGGCTCGTGAAGGGTTGCTCGTCGGCAGTTCAGCCGGTGCGGCACTCGTAGCAGCGCTTGATCTGGCAAACCGTTTTCCCGGCAGTACCATCGTCACCGTCTTCGCGGACAG from Exiguobacterium sibiricum 7-3 includes the following:
- a CDS encoding DinB family protein; the protein is MRQDVTELQFAVDYYKSLERLSDEEWRLPLAIDKWTIQECVSHLFLWDRYYLDHAVSKLPDEPLTLVETDYDEFNRLAVEYAHHIDALALLRKAIAVRQELIAQLDRLTDEQYERTYEGTFRPKSFVASFIAHDHHHQDQIDAALARLKRG
- a CDS encoding arsenate reductase family protein; its protein translation is MVTMYGYPKCSTCVKAKKALEANGVEVDYKHIVEETPSAETIQALHQKSGEPLKKFFNTSGQSYRSQGIKDRLPNLSEQEQYELLASDGMLLKRPIVTDGKDVTIGFKEELYHGKWY
- the gcvH gene encoding glycine cleavage system protein GcvH → MSQVKDNLRYSEEHEWVEVTGNKARIGITDFAQHELGDIVFVELPEVGDTISANEPFGSVESVKTVSELYAPISGKVVAINESLSDSPELVNESPFEGAWMVDIEIADEAQVEALMDAAAYKSMINE
- a CDS encoding thioredoxin family protein — translated: MKEVIAVPENGFLYVYAPMCGTCAIASRMLTIVEATKDGEWIQQANGNFIPEFLEQAQVMSVPALLKIEDNRVVSRLYAFQSVQNVFAFCTE
- a CDS encoding class I SAM-dependent methyltransferase, with translation MTVRFMDVFTEWASTYDDTVTGHDPEYKEVFRRYEEILDTVATKAISPVVEFGAGTGNLTQRLLDRHQDVLAVEPSPEMREILIDKIPTLPVQDGHFLSFTADHAKSFVSTYAFHHLTDEEKGEAVDLMAKILPEDGKIVYADTMFVSEEARLQTIAEAKAQGFNGLAEDLEREFYPLIPVMEQIFASRGFDVTFTQYNHFVWLVEAEKMGE
- a CDS encoding S-ribosylhomocysteine lyase gives rise to the protein MTLKKMNVESFNLDHTKVKAPYIRVAGYKDGKVDQVVKYDIRFTQPNVEQMPMRAMHTLEHLLAENIRNYSDDVIDVSPMGCQTGFYMAMMNFDSVEKMSELVEKTLQDVLAAEEIPAQNEVQCGFASAHDLKGAKHYAEKMLAGRDEWDIVFG
- a CDS encoding PLP-dependent cysteine synthase family protein yields the protein MIAKSVRDLVGNTPLYEITSFDLPAGTRILAKLEWMNPGGSVKDRLGIQLVDAAIEQGYVTPGGTIIEPTAGNTGIGLALAAKKYDLEVICVVPEKFSQEKQTLMRALGATVVNTPTELDMQGAIDKAKELGQTIPNSYVPLQFENEENPVTYQRTLGPELMAELDQIDWFVAGCGSGGTFAGTAAYLKERLGTKGAIVEPEGSVLNGGPAGPHKTEGIGTAKWPSLVSRDLVDEIHTVSDHDAFTKVHELAAREGLLVGSSAGAALVAALDLANRFPGSTIVTVFADSAERYLSQQIFEKVDETHA